Part of the Henckelia pumila isolate YLH828 chromosome 2, ASM3356847v2, whole genome shotgun sequence genome is shown below.
TCTGAATAACGTTGAAGTCCAGACAGCAGCAGAAAGATCAACTTTGGTTTGCTCGTggcaatttaaaaaaatatcagatAACTCGTATTTTAGGAGTGAGTTTGTAAAGGATCAGCTGGAAAATTATAtcatcagttttttttttttttttggacgcATATGTTTAGTGGATGTTCTACTGGTTCCATCAGATACCTAAAAAACAGTAGTCCTATTTATACATAATTCAGCAAGAGATCCGCTGAAGAATGTTTTAGCCTACAGCTCTGGCCTAGATGCACGTCTCCAAAAACATATCTGCAGTCATTCGAATTCGAAAATCAGCAACCAACACACAAAAGAAAAACTTTTGCACCTTTTCATTTTTGGAAGAAATATGGCTTTGGAGAGGAAGAAGACCAAACCTGTATTCACAATGCTCAGGCCATGCACACCGAGCTTTGCCATAATCCCAATAGCAATCCTCATTCCTCAAAGGTCCACGCTTAGCTGTGTGAGGAAAAATGTAGAGGAACAAAGTGAAATTCGACGAATCAGAAAATGAAGAGaggattaaaaaaattaaaccttTCGTGACAAACTGATTTCTTTTATCTGGATGACTATCATGCCACGTTTCGAGCCACAGCTCACGCATTAAAACTGCTGATCGGACAATATTTCTGTGATTTGCTGCACAAGAGATATTATCATATTGATACCAACATGCAGTAAATGATTAGGATGGAATATATCGATTTAATTGAGGTAACTACGGCCAAAAGACTATTAGACTGAGCATTACTTCAGAGATGGCTTACATTAGAACAAGAATGTGTGCAAAAAATtctaaacataattaaaacTATGATAAATAGAACATAAGTTGAAGAAAACTACCAGTTCAAAATTGTAAATCAGAGAAGTGGATACCTTTATCAAGCTCCCAAACTGCAGTTCTCTTTCCATGATGACTTTCAGAGTCTTCGTAATAAGTGATGTATTTTACCCGGGGTAACCTTGTCATATTGGGGATGATATCCATGTCAGGCTGATGTTCTACATTTAATTGTACTTGAACGTCCGACCCTTCGTGTTCTGACTGCAATTTCACGATGAATTTATTAACTATAAGATAGTAACCATATCTATTAAATTAAAACTTTGGGATAATTGCCTTCATCACCCATGTGAAAAAATAacaaaccccccccccccccctcctccTTATGTTAAACTAAAGGTTAATCACAACcttatgttttaaaaattaCACACATTTGTCCTATTTGCAGAGGGTTTTACGCTTGGTTTTTAAAATCACAGGGCTTTAAAAGATCATTAATTTCATACAAGGGGTTATGTTCTCTTTTGGACTTTCAAGGGGTGCCAAATGCTCTTTACCCTTAAAACTTCATATGGATGTAACATCAGCAAGCAGGCTCAACCCCCCAACAAAAAAGAAGGGGAAAATACAGCCAATTGACCAAGAGggtgttttgtttaaaaaatagcCCTCCACTATGTATCGGAAATACAAAggagtattattattattattttaaaaaaacacacacacatgcAATAGGCCTATTAGAAAACTGCCCCCAGTGAAAAACAAGATCAATTAGAAGTTTGGAAAAAGACATATATTCAAGACCTAACAGCTAATATTTGTATGCATAAATTAAAGAAGAAGGAACTAgtgaaaccataaacaataacttctttttttcattaaaattttcTCTTCTCGCAGAATTGGAAATAAAATAGGATGAAAAGTTATCATCCAATTCCCACCAGTTTTTCTATTTGCAGAGATCTCGACCTtgaaatcaaacaaaaattcTAGTAAGGAATTTGAGATAGCAAGACATACACATGGATCTTAAAGTCTTTTCACAATCCAATAACCAATCTTAAATAGGTAACACAAAGTCTGAACATTAGATATTCTTTAAGTAAGACAAAATAAGATTTATGCAACCATAAACAGTGGTTCTAAACATGTACTATTTGAGAAGCTTTATTCGGCTTGCAGAAAGGTAAATCGTTTATCCAAATTAGGAAAATGAGATTAAATCCACAAATTACAGAGAAAGAAGACTCATTTCTTGCTTtaccagaaaaaaaaatatatgaactAGTTTCACACGAGATAAGAAGTTCTGCGATTGTATTTATCTGTGTTATAGATGGTCATCGAGCTGAAGTAGCTAACAAAAAAAAACCGCAAAATGGTCATCATTTTTGGTCATGATATGAGATCACTTCTGAGATCCAGTTTAAAAAGTGAATTTCTAGAATCCAATGGGGAGGGCTTATAGCAACCAAAAGGATACTAAAATCAACTGAAAGACAGACAAGTATCAGAAAATAAGAGAGAATAATAGACATAGAGAGaaatttttaatgaaaaagtttAACACCTGAGGTGCCCTTGTTATATTCACTTTTTGTCCCAGCCAGCTCTTGCACCATGAGAGGGAATGGTAGGGTACCTGTTAACCAGATTTGCTTAAGTCATTGAAACTGAAGCACACAAAATAATCAGCTAAAGCATATCTCGTGATGCTAAAGTACACAGCTCGCATATCTGCATTGTACGCATACCGTTTCATCCCCACTTGCAGCACCAGGATTTCCTTCAACCAAATTCCCTGACCTAAATACAtgctaaaatattaaattaataaacgAGGTTTTTGTAACAACTCAGAGTCAATGTACCATTTGTTTCATTTATTGACATTCACAAAATGCTTATTTCATACATATTAGCACCAAGAATGTGCTTCAGATTCGGATGTTTACACACCTAGTATATAGAGATCCCTCTATCTCATATATAACATCAGTTATTATCCAATTATCAGGATAAGGCTTTCCACTTGGTGCAAAATAGTAACCTACCTGTTTTGGCAAATGATAAGATaacaacaaaattcaaaattcagcCCCAAAACAAAGCACATGAAAATAATACATATGGCAAAAATCAATTGCAAAATATGACAGAAATCATCATGAAGAACTGTAAGTACCTCAGTTTTTGAATCTATTCCATAAATACAAAAAATGTTCTTCAGAGGAGGTCTATCCCAAGGAGTGAAAGGATTGAGAACTGGATCACCATGATATGACCTTATAAATAAATGGCATCAGCTAAAATACCCCAGGTTCACATTATTGAATCAGTtacaattttataaaataagaaTTATGAAAggcaaataaaatataatatgttactCTTGCAATTGAGCAACAAAATCATTTCCTTGTTTGCTTAACATTAGGAAAAGGAGTGCCAAGGACCATGTGGCTTGATCCTAAACTTGAGAGAAACCAACTTCTTCAATAATCATAACCAGTTTAAATAGAGAACAACCGGCTCTAGTCCATAAATCAACTTCTTATAGAATCAAATGTGAAATTTCTCAAGGAAAATTACAGTAGATAACAGTAAGAGAATATCAGCAATATAAACAACAGTAATTTCACAACAATTTTTTGAGCCTACATTTCCAGGACAAAGATAGTTCTATTTATTTATGGGAAAACCAACAGTAATTAAAGAATTGTTCTAAAGTGGACGTGCAGAGGCAGCACATTTACAGTAACAGAGAACTCACTCTTCCAGTTGAAACAAGATTCTTTGACTGTCAGGGTCATAATCTGCTATAGTTTTGAAAAAGGTTCCATCAGAAATTTCACGTGCAGAAAAGGATAATTGAGTTGGAAATCCACATTCCATATCAGACATATTGGCTTGTGCAACACCTATAGATGAGGGATAAGCTTCATCCCCTGGCAAGTAAAGTTTTCTGTCAAAATAATTCATCACACAGTTTGGTGCATAACATAGTGAAAAGATCACGATGAAAGCGATGCATGTAGTACCTCGTACTGTAGGAATTTCAATATTAATTATGTTAGTTGGCCATCCAGAGTAGTTTGAATTAAACTCATGTTCATCACAACGGTATGCAAAGTGCCCCTTTTTGCTCCCAGAGGAAAAATGCTTCAAATATATGTTATCTGTTCTACAATTTTTGGAAAACGGCATCATCCATAGTGAAGAGCCAAACGAATTGAACATCAATCGAGCTGTCCCCTGATAGTTTGCCAAATTACATAGTAACTGAGTTAATGCAGGCACCAaaagaaaaaagagaagaaatcgCAGACTTCTTCATCTAAATATTGGCGATTTCCTACCTAACCTGTGGAAGTACAATAGTCTGAATCATGCAATTTTATCAATATTCCAGCATAAAATAGATGCCATCTTACAATATTCACTACCGTTAACATCTCACATGATAAGAAACATAAAGACATCGTAGGGATGTAACTTTGCAAGTGTGAACCTTAAAAACGAAAGGAGCGAGCTGCCTTAACTAAAAATTGTACGCAAATACACATCAGCTAAGTAATGCCCATTAGGCAAAAACTTTTCTGATGGCTTACGAACAGGTAGAAGCCaacataaaatatatcaaatatcaaaacaacGCAATCAGCAAAAAACTTTCACCGGATGTTGAGGAACAATACACAATACCTCGGAAACAGGGAGGCCAAATGTGACTCCTGATAATGTCCCTTTTATAGTCTCAGTGGCGCCAAGAAGAGGGGCTCCTGAAGTCAAATGAAAGTAAAAATTCCAAAAGGAATTCTTAAAGTTCTTGGTAATGTTTATATATAAGGCAAATGAAGTTCGGATACATACCAACCGCAAAGTATGCATGAATATGTTTATCTAGCCACGCAATATACTTTTTAGGAGCAACCTCTAACTTCAACCACTCCAAGAAGTATCTGAAGACATTGTTGCCCAATGAGTGTGCAAAAACTAATGACGGCCCACCATGAAGCTTAAGAGCAGTTTCAAAAGTCAGCCTGCATAAATTAAAGCAAATGTTAGAAAAACAATGGAAACTAATCCAAATGGTAAACCAAAAAAAGACAAAAGATTCCCAAGCAGGAAAGTTACCCTAAACATTCAATTCCAATAACAAAATAGTGTAAATTTTCAGAGCAAATCACAGTATTATGAGAAGTTTGCAGTTACCCATGTGAGAATATTGAAAATTCAAGACTCTTCTACTCAGAGAAAAGAAGAGGATGATGCTGTAACAGCAGCAGTAGCTAAAAGTATCACACAACCGGACAAAAACTCAAGAGATGGTAAGGATGATCACTTTAGTTTATGAAAGTAAAGGTCCCTGTCTTCAAGCTTTGCTGGTGACAGTCTCCAGTCATAGGGAACCGCTATTATAGCATTAGCCTCAACACCAAATTCAATGCACCACTTAACCCATTCTTTCCACACTGAAGAAAGAGGACCTGCAGATGAATGTGCTTTGATCAACTGAATGGCACTCACTGATCATGTCAATTATCACACACAAACTGTTTAAGATGGCACCATTAATAAGAAGATTCATAATTGAGCTGCAGACACTAgcctcataatatttttaaagaaaaagaaaaggaaaaaatcatgaatttttgttATGCTGCTTCTTAACGATGACGTAGGATACACAAAGTTCTCGCACTACATTTTCCAAACACGAACCTGTGATGTATCCTGGATCAAGCTCGGTGATAGCAGAAAGACCGCTATCAGGGCGGGACTTACATTCAGGATGATCTGTTTGGTTGTAAGGATCTAACATCATACACTTAAGCCAGCAATTCACAGTAGACAGGAGCTGAAAAACGTATGTTTAATTATAAACAAGATAATTAACAAAGGACAAAATGCAAATCATGCAAGGAACCCTACAGACCCAACACCAATCCATTTGCTAAATACCTCATTGCATTACATCAATACGCATAAAGATAATATTATTAAGAGTTGAAATCATAACTTCGCTAGACAAAAAACACATGGAGTTTTCTTAGAAATACATTAATCTATATCACATTTCCCGTGCATACAACATAATCAACTCGGAACATTCAAATGGAAAGTACAAAAAGGCATACGATCAGCGAATGAAACGAGCTCAAATATTGCAGAAACAAAAACTTAAACTACCAAAAAAAACATTGATGTAGTAGTACTGTAGTAGGCATACTTTGGTGGTATCGAGCCAGACTAAATCCAGGGGATTAAAATCGAGAGGAGAGTAGGGACAGTCCAAGATAGACCACGCCCTCAGTTGAGTGGACGCGAAGCCCGGGATAATGATCCCGGAAAGTTTCGCGAAGTCTCCGGTGAACTCGTTGCCGCCATCGCTTCCAGCGCCGCCATTCGCCGCCGGTATCAAGAGGACGAGAAGCGAGGCAGCGAGAAATATGACGTGGCCTCCTCTCATTCGTTGAAGACGCTGCGGGGAAGACAGGTGCGGAGAACCTACCGTTCTGTTGaaacttcaaatcataaattCCTCTCATCACTTAAATTACTAAATTGCCTCTGCTTCAAGTTTATTGTACAAAATGGTACAACACAGTTGGTGACGTGTCGTTAGGTGATTGGATTCCAGTTGGCGGCTCCAGAATTTGAGGAACATGAGAAATGAAACTTTGGATTATTTGCGTTGCACCCTTCCTTTTAAACTTTCTTTTAATTAAGCATGCAGTTGCAGTTTCCTGCAATACAAATATCACATTACTCTTATCTAGTACATGTATCCATCGTCACGGTACATAAATACGATTCGTTCTTAAACATTATTTTAGACAAAATAGTTCTTTTAAGATATTATCATGTTATAATTTGTAATTTGTATAATATTTGTAATGTTTTGCAATTTTCTCTCCCAACCATTTCCATTGCATTCTCTACAAAGCTAAAGCTTATctcgtttttttttaaatgaaaatgaCTTCATTAAAATggtaaataataatacaaataCACTGGACATCCCCAGGAGAAAGGTCATGCAACATAAAGAAACAATACAATCATCCTATCGCCATTTCATAAGGAATACAACGGTATGCCAACACTTGAACTTTAGCCAGTATCTTCTCAACACATggttcttcatcttcaaatacCGCCCTATTGCGAGCAATCCACACCTGATACACACAAGCCGCTGGAGCCACAACTCGTAGCTTTGCAAGCTTGGAGTTGCCGCTATACGTGCCACGAAATGCCTTCAAGATAGTTAAAGCTTATCTTGATTAGCAAAATGCAAAAGATTGAGTTGGTTGAGCTCGATTTGGAAAGCAAGCTCAGGAGCGCAGGTAAAGTTGCTTTACATAGAGGTGAGGAGATCATCGGCTACATTTTGTGCTCTACATAAACATTTATGACATAATAGTTTTCATTGCGTAAGAATTTACTTACCAAATAATGAAGATTATGTGACAATAACATCATATATATCTACAAAATCTTAAAAGTAATAGAGGTGCCACCAACATTTGATTGAAGTcgtctcttcttttcgaagacaAAAGAGAAAAAAACATCTCTACCTAAAGTTGTGACTCGTAAGAGGGGAAAAATCAGAGACAGTTAAAAagcaaatcatatatatatatgatgatgatgtcggaattttacctcacgttcggtctggtagaatggatcctccaaatctTCTATGaaacaggtcgggtcgggtatcaatgaaatctgcgcaagcaacagctaggtcaaggggcgccgaaggtATTTTCGGCGTGACTCCtctgatgcctaagtcagtgtcttgaaggcagatggtatgattaatgcaaaaactgagagatatgagtgcgtgaatataaaagtgagagtgaatgtgtgatgaataatgagtagtgaataatgaataatgaataatcacaaccataacaatacctgtatttataggggaaaatagtaagttacctagtcgaattataacatgtcctggACTAGGACCCTTCATCCATTGGTCCCTTTGTAAGCTTATCTCTATCTCgtaaatatttaaaaagatcCAGGCTTATCTCATATATACCAAAGTCCTACTTGAACTCGAAAAGAATACTTGCGGCCCATTAGAAACAGCCTAAATCGGCCCATAATGACCAGCCCTGGTCAAAGTCCAACATAGTCCAAACTGGGCTGGACTTTGACATGTTGGGCCATATCGGGTAGACCAATCATAAACGGgctcgggttgaaatattttctcggggtaACAATAGTATCTCCCTAACTGGTATAAAAGAAGAATGAATTTAGACCAATAATGTAAACCTGACCCCGAACTACATGTGCTTTCTTTGGACGAACGGTCTAGATGAAGGTCTGATTAGAACCGAGATCGAACAAAGAGCAATAGACGACAATCTGATGAAACTGAGTGTCaaacctgcctgggctttgaataccACTGACGTGGGCCACTGAAGTAGACTTTGAGTGACAGACCTGCCTGGACTTTGAATACCACTGACGTGGGCCACTGAGTCGGACTTTGAGTGCCcgacctgtctgggctttgaattccactgatgtgggtcactgaggtggactttgtgtgccagacctgcctgggcttttgagttccacttatgtggtccttgagtgccagacctgcctggcttttgagttccacttatgtggtccttgagtgtcagacctgccAGGGCTTTTGAGTttcactgatgtggtccttgagtgccagacctgcctgagattttgagttccactgatgtggtccttgagtgccagacctgcctgggcttttgagttccactgatgtggtccttgagtgccagacctgtctgggcttttgtataccactgatgttggtttttgatgccactgatatgggcttttgatgccactgatgtgggcttttgatgccgGACCTGCCCGGAATTTTAAAAGTGTTAAACCATAAATTGGGCCTTattgctagattgcatgcccgatgtgaTAGACTTGGCCTTATTGCAAGATTGCATGTCCAATGACGTAAAATAACCCAAACAAAAATACATGGGAAGAGAAGTCCAACAAATTTGATCACAAAAAAACAAACATGTAATTTTGATTGTAGAAGATGCCTCAgaatattattaaaaatgataataaataatatttaataatttaattcaaaCATAAAGATGATTAAAATACTTATCTCGTTCGTGCGTTGTCGATGACATGACTTTGGATGTATAATAAGATAACATCTTCTATTCTTTGATCAAAAAACCGACTTTATGTAGGGATCAAAAAttgatcttcaccgttcataatGTGTGCCAAGATGTTTTGAactcatgataaaaatttcaaataatttcaacGGTTAGATTTTACATAATGACTTTTTCAAGAACACTGCTCAGAAACTATGCAAGCAGATTGTGTTGCAGCTCGGCGGTCTGAGCCACCTTTCTCCAAGTCCCAAAATTCTGATCATGATCTCACCGTTCAGATCCtagaaaatatattaataaatatttctgcaaaatttgaactcgatccgacggttcaattaattctAATGATTTTCGCAAGGTTCTGATGCGTAAGCCATGCGAAAATATACAGAAACTGTGCGAGTGAGCAGCTGTTGTTAGGATGTCAAAATCCCATTTTACAAGACTCCATTCACGATCTTTACCGTTCAGATCCTATAAAACATATTAATATGTCTGCAAACTTTGAACCCGTCCGACGGTTTAATTAattcttatgatttttgcaagtttatgatttGCAAGCCATGCGAAAAACACATAGAAGCTGTGCGAGCGAGCAGCGTCTGTTTGGCGGTCCCGATATGATTCTACAAAATACCAATCaagatcttcaccgttcagattctagaaaacatattaatgaatatgcatacaaaatttgaacccgatccgacggttcaattaattttAATGATTTTCGCAAGTTTGTGATGTGTAAGCCATGTGAGAATCCGAAATTTGTTTCTTCTCTTGTACTCATCATCTTAACCCTTTGttttcaaattcccacagacggcgccaattgatgatgtcggaaTTTTATCTCGAGTTCGGTCtagtagaatggatcctccaaatctTTTATGaaacaggtcgggtcgggtatcaatgaaatctgcgcaagcaacagctaggtcaaggggcgccgaaggtgttttcggcgtgatcACTCCGATGCCTAaatcagtgtcttgaaggcaaaGGATATGATTAATGtgaaaactgagagatatgagtgcgtgaatgtaaaagtgagagtgaatgtgtgatgaataataagtagtgaataatgaataatgaataatcacaaccataacaatacctgtatttatagaggAAAAATAGTAAGTTatctagtcgaattataacatgtcctggactaggactcttcatccattgaTCCCTTTGTAAGCTTATCTCTATCTCGTGAATATTTAAAAAGATCCAgacttatctcatatatatcagagtccTACTTGAACTCGAAAAGAATACTTGCGGTCTATTAAAAATAGCCTAGATCGGCCCATAATGACCAGCCCTAGTCAAAGTCCAACATAGTCCAAACTGGACTGGACCTTGACATGTTGAGCCATATCAGGTAGACCAATTATAAACGGGTtcgggttgaaatattttttcgggctaacaatatatataaaaagacACCAAGACAAAACGGCATTCATTTTTAAAACTTTCATCGCCGGCAAATTATTTCTTTGCTGCAATCCAACGGGCAAACCGAAGCTTCCCAAACAACAATGGGCGCAAGAAAAGACAAGCCAACACTCGAAAACCAACTTTATATTCATCCATCCCCAAGAATATTCAACTCCCAACAACAACAAAGATCGATATTTGATCAGATCTTCATTACCACATGGAATCATCCTCCTATTCAAGATCGAGGTTTCGATTCAGAGACCACGATCAAGAAATGGTTGACCATGAATCATGGGATAAGAGCCACACAACTGCCGATTCTTCGTATGTTTCGAGTCATGAAGATGAGGAAACAACGCTCCAATCCATGACTGCCAAGGTTACTTTACTAGcaaataatttgttttttttgcatgaaaaattttaataagTTTTGAGTTCTTATATTTAACAACTTTTCCTTAGCATAACGTAAATTTGACAAAAGGATTGAGGGGCTATCTTTGACGAATACAGGTGAAAATTAcaattttgaaaacaaaattaTGACTAAAATTGGAACTTTTTGGGGGACACTGGTTTGAGCACTCTGTATCAAGAATTCATGGGATTGTTTTTGGTTGGTTTATGTAGGGTGTCCAGCACTTATGTTCGGAACTTCTTGAACTGAAGCAAGAATCTGATGAGGATTTTCAAAAGAACATCTTTTCAAATTACACAGCCTTTCTTGCGTAAGTTCTTGATTTATGAAAACACCCCACTTGTAATTGTTTGGAGTAACTAGTATTGGATATCATAGTTCTGAGTGAAGAAATTCGAAATATTCAAGAATGTATCTGCAAGGTTGTAACATTGTACTTTGAGGGATTGAAACATATATACATCCTTTTGTTTTCAGAATATTGAAAGAGGTAGAAATCTTGCGTGGCGAATTGGTGGGACTGAAACACCAGGCTTCTTCGCAGGGGAAACTCGTGAAGAACCTCATAAATGGAACTTCTTTACAAGTTCTCTCCGTGGAGACCATAGAAATGATGCTCGAAGAACCTCCGAATCTCGAACCATCTCCTGCAAGCATATTGGAAACTCACACGGAAAAGGTTTCAGAAATGTTGGATACTCTTCTTTCAGAGCACAGGCTACAAGATGCACTTGTTCTGCTGAAGATGGAAGGCAAGTTTTTCCAAAATTTAAGCTCGGGCGAAGATATTTCATCGAATGATATAACTTTCTACCACTCGGGGATTTCTGAGAAAAGAACAGTTCTTTCTGATCAGTTCTCATCAATGGCTAAGCATCCTCGGGTTTCTGCACCAGAGCTGCAGAAGGCGCTTCTTGGACTGTCCCAACTTGGCGAAAATCGTCTTGCTACGAAGCTATTGCTTCAGTATTATCATTCTCGCATTGCATCTGGAGTACATGACATGCAGTCTTCGAAAGAGGTACTTGATGTGTCATACGTTCAAGAAACAGCGAGGTTGGTTTGTTCCATGATATCTCAATGTGCAAGATGTTTTGTGGCCTTAAATGGAGAGAATCATGCTCAAGattctgtactagttcaatgGGCAGAGGAAGAAATAAAATTCTTTGCATCTTGCTTCGAAAAGTTTATATCATCCATTCCCCAAATAAGCGGTAGACTCGTGCTAGCCGCTGATACTGTGCAGATTGCTATGTCATATTGCTCTTTGCTAGAGCCTCAAATGCTATTCCTTCAGCCATCTTTGATCGAGCAAGTCCGCCCTTGCGTACAAGAGGTTCTGAGAACCCATATCAGCCACTTGAGTAAAGTTGTTAGTATTTTCACGTCGGCTGATACTTGGGATCTTGATAGATATCTCGTATCAGGGATCTTGACAGGAAGGAATGATGGTGTCGTCGATCAACTTCCGGATTATATCTATCTCACCAACAGCGGTAGGAAATTCATTATGGTTTTTCAGGTTCGTTAATCCCCACTTGTGTCATGTTTTTGAGTTAAGTGAGCTAACAACTGATGATTTTTACTTCGCGTTTAGTCGCTTGCAGACGACGTTTTGTCCTTGATCTCTCTACAAATGGAAAGTTCGATTCTCAAAGGGATCCTGGATCTGTTCGTGGCATACATTGTTGTTCTTGAAAGTGCACTCACAGGTGACACGGATGTCCTACAGAAAGAAGGTTTGAGTATCAACTTACCAGAGTCTCCAGCTCAAGAAATTTGCATTC
Proteins encoded:
- the LOC140879727 gene encoding phospholipid--sterol O-acyltransferase isoform X1 — its product is MRGGHVIFLAASLLVLLIPAANGGAGSDGGNEFTGDFAKLSGIIIPGFASTQLRAWSILDCPYSPLDFNPLDLVWLDTTKLLSTVNCWLKCMMLDPYNQTDHPECKSRPDSGLSAITELDPGYITGPLSSVWKEWVKWCIEFGVEANAIIAVPYDWRLSPAKLEDRDLYFHKLKLTFETALKLHGGPSLVFAHSLGNNVFRYFLEWLKLEVAPKKYIAWLDKHIHAYFAVGAPLLGATETIKGTLSGVTFGLPVSEGTARLMFNSFGSSLWMMPFSKNCRTDNIYLKHFSSGSKKGHFAYRCDEHEFNSNYSGWPTNIINIEIPTVRGTTCIAFIVIFSLCYAPNCVMNYFDRKLYLPGDEAYPSSIGVAQANMSDMECGFPTQLSFSAREISDGTFFKTIADYDPDSQRILFQLEESYHGDPVLNPFTPWDRPPLKNIFCIYGIDSKTEVGYYFAPSGKPYPDNWIITDVIYEIEGSLYTRSGNLVEGNPGAASGDETVPYHSLSWCKSWLGQKVNITRAPQSEHEGSDVQVQLNVEHQPDMDIIPNMTRLPRVKYITYYEDSESHHGKRTAVWELDKANHRNIVRSAVLMRELWLETWHDSHPDKRNQFVTKAKRGPLRNEDCYWDYGKARCAWPEHCEYRYVFGDVHLGQSCRLKHSSADLLLNYV
- the LOC140879727 gene encoding phospholipid--sterol O-acyltransferase isoform X2; this translates as MRGGHVIFLAASLLVLLIPAANGGAGSDGGNEFTGDFAKLSGIIIPGFASTQLRAWSILDCPYSPLDFNPLDLVWLDTTKLLSTVNCWLKCMMLDPYNQTDHPECKSRPDSGLSAITELDPGYITGPLSSVWKEWVKWCIEFGVEANAIIAVPYDWRLSPAKLEDRDLYFHKLKLTFETALKLHGGPSLVFAHSLGNNVFRYFLEWLKLEVAPKKYIAWLDKHIHAYFAVGAPLLGATETIKGTLSGVTFGLPVSEGTARLMFNSFGSSLWMMPFSKNCRTDNIYLKHFSSGSKKGHFAYRCDEHEFNSNYSGWPTNIINIEIPTVRGDEAYPSSIGVAQANMSDMECGFPTQLSFSAREISDGTFFKTIADYDPDSQRILFQLEESYHGDPVLNPFTPWDRPPLKNIFCIYGIDSKTEVGYYFAPSGKPYPDNWIITDVIYEIEGSLYTRSGNLVEGNPGAASGDETVPYHSLSWCKSWLGQKVNITRAPQSEHEGSDVQVQLNVEHQPDMDIIPNMTRLPRVKYITYYEDSESHHGKRTAVWELDKANHRNIVRSAVLMRELWLETWHDSHPDKRNQFVTKAKRGPLRNEDCYWDYGKARCAWPEHCEYRYVFGDVHLGQSCRLKHSSADLLLNYV
- the LOC140880435 gene encoding exocyst complex component EXO84A-like, with the protein product MESSSYSRSRFRFRDHDQEMVDHESWDKSHTTADSSYVSSHEDEETTLQSMTAKGVQHLCSELLELKQESDEDFQKNIFSNYTAFLAILKEVEILRGELVGLKHQASSQGKLVKNLINGTSLQVLSVETIEMMLEEPPNLEPSPASILETHTEKVSEMLDTLLSEHRLQDALVLLKMEGKFFQNLSSGEDISSNDITFYHSGISEKRTVLSDQFSSMAKHPRVSAPELQKALLGLSQLGENRLATKLLLQYYHSRIASGVHDMQSSKEVLDVSYVQETARLVCSMISQCARCFVALNGENHAQDSVLVQWAEEEIKFFASCFEKFISSIPQISGRLVLAADTVQIAMSYCSLLEPQMLFLQPSLIEQVRPCVQEVLRTHISHLSKVVSIFTSADTWDLDRYLVSGILTGRNDGVVDQLPDYIYLTNSGRKFIMVFQSLADDVLSLISLQMESSILKGILDLFVAYIVVLESALTGDTDVLQKEGLSINLPESPAQEICILANISTLMQFSSMVIRNIFEGIHGSEFEIQNFLLFVKDVNGRLRAGFLKQFVKNIFSTDDDHQACSSECRINWDESTICDLVPSVPYLELYLELKKLEKLANEDCMEKNWLMDLLRELTHAVFEWISSASKNWQIDKQDLANNRNELIQLILDSHFLVEIARHGGYLSDNITQVPMDFVSHLEASFITAGLESLRGLNDKWPANAATKALLKLQELEGQETVENENNFSTIQKEESYEYEAGKDPAVAVLDPLILDASESEDRKEDGKTDAEVSGTNGIPFEEGQLEEKDIRTQNLSQETTKIE